The following proteins come from a genomic window of Micavibrio aeruginosavorus EPB:
- a CDS encoding redoxin family protein: MKILLAAAVAALMFAPTLSAHAAATVGEAAPAFTLTDSKGTSHNLSDFKGKTVVLEWTNAECPFVRKHYDSKNMQTLQEEATGQGVVWLVINSGAEGKQGHVTGAQAEEVITREGMKATAYLLDGDGTVGHAYGASTTPHMFVINGEGTLVYAGAIDDNKSADPATIAGAKNYVRAALADLAAGKPVETASSQPYMAVA, encoded by the coding sequence ATGAAAATCCTGCTTGCCGCGGCCGTTGCCGCTTTGATGTTTGCCCCGACGCTGTCCGCACACGCCGCCGCAACGGTGGGCGAGGCCGCGCCGGCCTTTACCCTGACCGATTCCAAGGGCACGTCCCACAACCTGTCCGACTTCAAGGGCAAGACCGTCGTTCTGGAATGGACCAACGCCGAATGCCCGTTCGTGCGCAAACATTACGACAGCAAGAACATGCAAACCCTGCAGGAAGAAGCCACAGGCCAGGGTGTGGTCTGGCTGGTGATTAACTCGGGCGCCGAGGGCAAGCAGGGCCATGTGACCGGCGCGCAAGCCGAAGAGGTCATTACCCGCGAAGGCATGAAGGCCACCGCCTATCTGCTGGATGGCGATGGAACCGTCGGCCACGCCTATGGTGCCAGCACGACCCCGCACATGTTCGTGATCAACGGCGAAGGCACGCTGGTCTATGCCGGTGCGATTGACGATAACAAAAGCGCAGACCCCGCCACCATTGCCGGGGCGAAAAACTATGTCCGCGCCGCACTGGCCGACCTGGCCGCCGGGAAACCGGTGGAAACGGCCAGCAGCCAGCCTTATATGGCTGTGGCGTGA
- a CDS encoding protein-disulfide reductase DsbD family protein: MRFRPLLTLASLLALVSMLAVSTGPVQAQPVSAEPNVTIRLIPEQNPIEAGTTFQVAVDQTINDGWHTYWLNPGDSGMAPNITWTLPDGFTAGALHWPTPHAVPYAGLMNYGYENAATLLQDITVPATLPAGPITIKADVEILVCKDICIPEFSSHEITLNAGDGTDTPADSTMITAARAAQPTTLDATATYSTDATDFIITITPNNPAALADLNDPALRVFPHEWGAIINNASPAITTTGETITIRQTRDTTRAVEELGSFDIVLAANGRAHRVTIEPGAIDGAAPSAPSPTQDPSPAPAAPTTTLMQALLFALLGGMVLNLMPCVFPVLSLKALKLVQMQGKDKDHARAHGLAYTAGILVCFGIVAGALIALKSGGAQIGWGFQLQNPQVILALAYLLFVIGLSLSGVFEFGGQLAGVGQKLAGQSGLRGSFFTGMLATIVATPCTAPFMAAALGYALVQPPVTALSVFMALGFGLALPYLALCFIPALARALPKPGAWMLRFREFLAFPMYGSAVWLVWVLSLQSGPHGVLAALVGMVLIAFALWMLSHRPDAGMGRMIITLLGLIALALALLPFAPMSKPMMDTAPVGMVQTANGDAEPFTTARLNELLATDQAVFINMTAAWCITCKVNERVAIATMDTMNLFKDKNIAYLKGDWTNQNPDITKFLESYGRNGVPLYVYYPPAVNGTRPDAVVLPQLLTPGIVADVINPE, from the coding sequence ATGCGCTTCCGCCCCCTGCTGACCCTTGCATCCCTGCTGGCCCTTGTATCGATGCTGGCGGTCTCAACGGGTCCGGTGCAAGCACAGCCCGTAAGCGCAGAGCCCAACGTCACCATTCGCCTGATTCCGGAACAGAACCCGATCGAGGCCGGAACGACGTTTCAAGTCGCCGTGGACCAAACCATCAATGATGGGTGGCACACTTATTGGCTGAACCCCGGCGATTCCGGCATGGCCCCGAACATCACATGGACCCTGCCCGATGGATTTACCGCGGGCGCCCTGCATTGGCCCACGCCGCACGCGGTGCCCTATGCCGGGCTGATGAATTACGGGTATGAAAACGCCGCGACCCTGTTGCAGGATATCACCGTCCCCGCCACCCTGCCCGCCGGGCCAATCACGATTAAAGCCGACGTCGAAATTCTGGTGTGCAAAGACATCTGTATTCCGGAATTTTCCAGCCACGAGATCACACTGAACGCAGGGGATGGCACGGACACGCCGGCGGACAGCACCATGATCACGGCCGCGCGTGCCGCCCAGCCCACCACACTGGATGCCACAGCCACATACAGCACGGATGCAACGGATTTCATCATCACCATCACGCCGAACAACCCCGCCGCACTGGCAGACTTGAATGATCCGGCGCTGCGCGTATTTCCGCATGAATGGGGCGCCATCATCAATAACGCCAGCCCCGCCATCACCACTACGGGTGAAACCATCACCATCCGCCAAACCCGCGACACCACCCGCGCGGTTGAAGAGTTAGGATCATTTGATATCGTCCTGGCGGCGAATGGCCGCGCCCATCGCGTCACGATTGAGCCCGGCGCAATCGATGGCGCAGCACCATCCGCACCGTCACCCACACAGGACCCATCACCCGCCCCCGCCGCACCAACAACAACATTGATGCAGGCCCTGCTGTTTGCCCTGCTGGGCGGTATGGTTTTGAATTTGATGCCGTGCGTGTTTCCGGTTTTATCGCTGAAGGCGCTCAAACTGGTGCAGATGCAGGGGAAAGATAAAGACCACGCCCGCGCACACGGGCTGGCCTATACCGCGGGCATCTTGGTGTGCTTTGGCATTGTGGCCGGCGCGTTGATCGCCCTGAAATCCGGGGGCGCACAAATCGGCTGGGGGTTCCAGTTACAAAATCCGCAGGTCATTCTGGCACTGGCATATCTGCTGTTTGTCATCGGCTTGTCCTTGTCCGGCGTGTTTGAATTTGGCGGGCAATTGGCGGGCGTCGGGCAAAAACTGGCCGGGCAATCGGGCTTGCGCGGATCGTTCTTTACCGGGATGCTGGCCACCATTGTCGCCACGCCGTGCACTGCACCGTTTATGGCGGCGGCGTTGGGGTATGCGCTGGTGCAACCGCCCGTGACCGCCCTGTCCGTCTTTATGGCGTTGGGCTTTGGCCTGGCCTTGCCGTATCTGGCCCTGTGTTTTATTCCGGCACTGGCGCGCGCCTTGCCGAAACCGGGCGCGTGGATGCTGCGCTTCCGTGAATTCCTCGCCTTCCCGATGTATGGCTCCGCCGTCTGGCTGGTGTGGGTTTTGAGCCTGCAAAGCGGGCCGCACGGCGTTCTGGCCGCGCTGGTCGGTATGGTGCTGATCGCGTTTGCCTTGTGGATGCTGTCCCACCGTCCCGATGCGGGGATGGGCCGGATGATCATCACCCTTCTGGGGCTGATTGCGCTGGCGCTGGCCCTGCTGCCCTTCGCCCCGATGTCCAAGCCGATGATGGACACGGCCCCGGTGGGCATGGTGCAAACGGCCAACGGCGACGCTGAACCCTTCACCACCGCGCGGTTGAATGAATTGCTGGCCACGGATCAGGCAGTTTTTATCAATATGACCGCCGCCTGGTGCATCACATGCAAGGTGAATGAACGCGTCGCCATCGCCACCATGGATACGATGAATTTGTTCAAGGACAAAAACATCGCCTACCTGAAAGGCGATTGGACCAACCAGAATCCGGACATCACAAAATTTCTTGAATCCTATGGACGTAATGGCGTTCCGCTCTATGTGTACTATCCGCCTGCCGTGAATGGCACACGCCCGGATGCAGTGGTCTTGCCACAGCTTCTGACACCCGGCATCGTGGCGGATGTCATCAATCCGGAATAA
- a CDS encoding acetoacetate--CoA ligase, which produces MTKTDRDAVITKNGTGPLWSPDRVRRDRSRLHHFMERAEVRAGRDFIDYDSIWRWSVENTESFWDLVWDACGVIGDKGTTILRDAQSITDAEFFPDARVNYAENLLRRRDDAVAMIFRNEKGEERQLSFNDVYDLSSQIAQALHHAGVGEGDRVAAFMPNTPETIIAMLAATSLGAIWSSASPDFGVQGLVDRFGQIEPKVLFAVDAYYYNGKTVDCLARVVEVQPRLPGLQLTVIVPFVNANPDLSGLHHAVTLGDLVAPFVPRDMYFNRVAFNHPLFIMFSSGTTGIPKCIVHGHGGTLIQHVKEHQLQCDIGEGDRVFYFTTCGWMMWNWLVSALASGCTLMLFDGSPFYPNGKTLWNFAEQHSCTLFGTAAKYIDALKAAGLRPGDDHDLSALRVITSTGSPLVHESFDYIYDAIKSDVHLASISGGTDIVSCFVLGNPLSAVWRGEIQGPGLGMAVDAFDEDGKPIPAGAGSGELVCTKPFPSMPVMFWNDADGAKYRAAYFERFDNVWCHGDWIERTNHNGFIIHGRSDATLNPGGVRIGTAEIYRQVEQIPEVIESIAVGQDWDNDVRVVLFVRLRDGVTLNGELVDRIKAQIRAGASPRHVPARIIAVTDIPRTKSGKITELAVRDIIHGRKVKNVEALANPDALDLYKDLPELQA; this is translated from the coding sequence ATGACCAAAACCGACCGGGACGCCGTTATCACCAAAAACGGGACGGGCCCGCTCTGGAGCCCGGATCGCGTGCGCCGTGACCGGTCCCGCCTGCACCATTTCATGGAACGCGCCGAAGTGCGCGCGGGCCGCGATTTCATCGATTATGACAGCATCTGGCGCTGGAGCGTTGAAAACACCGAATCCTTCTGGGATCTGGTCTGGGATGCGTGCGGTGTAATCGGGGACAAGGGCACCACCATTTTGCGGGACGCGCAATCCATTACGGACGCGGAATTTTTCCCCGATGCGCGCGTAAATTATGCTGAAAACCTGCTGCGCCGCCGGGACGATGCGGTGGCCATGATCTTCCGCAATGAAAAGGGCGAGGAACGCCAGCTGTCGTTCAACGATGTGTACGATCTGTCCTCCCAGATTGCGCAGGCCTTGCACCATGCGGGTGTGGGTGAAGGGGACCGCGTTGCGGCCTTTATGCCCAACACGCCGGAAACCATCATCGCCATGCTGGCCGCCACGTCGCTGGGGGCCATCTGGTCCTCGGCCTCGCCCGATTTCGGGGTGCAGGGATTGGTCGACCGTTTTGGCCAGATCGAGCCAAAGGTTCTATTCGCCGTCGATGCCTATTATTACAACGGTAAAACGGTGGATTGCCTGGCCCGTGTGGTCGAGGTGCAGCCGCGCCTGCCGGGTCTGCAATTGACCGTCATTGTTCCGTTTGTGAATGCGAACCCGGATTTGTCGGGGCTGCACCATGCGGTGACGCTGGGTGATCTGGTCGCGCCGTTCGTGCCGCGGGATATGTATTTCAACCGTGTCGCGTTTAACCATCCGCTGTTCATCATGTTTTCATCCGGCACGACGGGCATTCCCAAATGCATCGTCCATGGCCATGGCGGCACGCTGATCCAGCATGTGAAGGAACATCAACTGCAATGCGATATTGGCGAAGGGGACCGCGTGTTCTACTTCACCACCTGTGGGTGGATGATGTGGAACTGGCTGGTGTCGGCGCTGGCGTCGGGTTGCACGCTGATGCTGTTTGACGGGTCGCCGTTTTATCCGAATGGCAAAACGCTGTGGAATTTCGCTGAACAACATTCCTGTACATTGTTCGGCACGGCGGCGAAATATATCGATGCGCTGAAGGCTGCGGGCCTGCGCCCCGGCGATGATCACGATCTCTCCGCCCTGCGCGTCATTACCTCGACGGGATCACCGCTGGTGCATGAATCGTTTGATTATATTTATGACGCGATCAAATCGGATGTGCATCTGGCCTCCATCTCCGGCGGGACGGATATTGTATCCTGTTTCGTGCTGGGCAACCCGCTTTCCGCCGTCTGGCGCGGCGAAATTCAGGGGCCGGGTCTGGGCATGGCCGTGGATGCGTTTGACGAAGATGGTAAACCCATCCCGGCGGGCGCGGGTTCCGGCGAACTGGTCTGCACCAAACCCTTCCCGTCGATGCCGGTGATGTTCTGGAACGATGCGGACGGGGCGAAATACCGCGCCGCGTATTTTGAACGGTTTGACAATGTCTGGTGCCATGGCGATTGGATTGAACGCACCAATCATAACGGCTTTATCATTCATGGCCGGTCGGATGCGACACTGAACCCCGGCGGCGTGCGCATCGGCACCGCCGAAATTTATCGTCAGGTGGAACAAATCCCCGAAGTGATCGAATCCATCGCCGTGGGCCAGGATTGGGACAATGACGTGCGCGTCGTCCTGTTCGTGCGCCTGCGTGATGGTGTGACATTGAATGGCGAATTGGTCGACCGGATCAAAGCGCAAATCCGCGCCGGGGCATCCCCCCGCCACGTCCCCGCGCGCATCATCGCGGTGACCGACATCCCCCGCACCAAATCCGGCAAAATCACCGAGCTGGCCGTACGCGACATCATCCATGGCCGCAAGGTGAAGAATGTCGAGGCGCTGGCCAATCCGGACGCGCTGGATCTGTACAAGGATCTGCCGGAATTACAGGCGTAG
- a CDS encoding pyridoxal phosphate-dependent aminotransferase, whose protein sequence is MVALPPRDGNGQLLSGLTNGEASHAVPFMRPILNDIHHNPGAEIVRYARGRDNMIALSMGEGDAPTPDFIIRSLQDALGRGETFYSPPLGRPELRQALSSYYLRHYGHDIPMERFFVTPSGTSAVHLALSAVLEKDDEVIAVVPMWKNLLGAMRLQQANIKPVYLDLSADGQDWVLDVDRIFATVTPNTRAIVINSPNNPTGWIMTIDQMRAVMDFARARGIWVISDEVYSRMVYGVSRAPSFLDVAHPDDRLLVINSFSKNWAMTGWRLGWLIGPKEAEQKIYDLVLYDSLCPNTFTQFGAIAALEQGEDFIAEQKIRYEHNMQIVQNCFDDIGGIIAPRTRMGFYSFFKVDGHDDCMALARNLVDQAGLVLVPGCAFGENVKGFMRMCFAVSEPRLRLALDRFATAIKR, encoded by the coding sequence ATGGTGGCTCTGCCTCCGCGCGACGGTAATGGACAATTGCTTTCCGGTCTGACGAACGGTGAAGCATCGCACGCTGTGCCGTTTATGCGCCCGATCCTGAATGACATTCATCACAATCCCGGTGCCGAAATCGTCCGCTATGCGCGCGGTCGCGACAACATGATCGCGCTCAGCATGGGCGAGGGCGATGCACCGACGCCGGATTTTATTATCCGCAGCCTGCAGGATGCGTTGGGTCGTGGTGAAACATTTTATTCCCCACCGCTGGGCCGCCCGGAATTGCGGCAGGCTTTGTCATCCTACTATCTGCGCCATTATGGCCACGACATTCCGATGGAGCGTTTTTTCGTGACGCCGTCGGGCACGTCGGCGGTGCACCTAGCCCTGTCCGCCGTGCTGGAAAAAGATGACGAAGTCATCGCGGTCGTGCCGATGTGGAAAAACCTGCTCGGCGCAATGCGCCTACAACAGGCGAATATTAAACCGGTTTATCTGGATTTATCGGCGGATGGCCAGGACTGGGTTCTGGATGTGGACCGCATCTTTGCCACCGTGACACCGAACACGCGCGCCATCGTCATCAATTCCCCGAACAATCCGACCGGGTGGATCATGACCATCGATCAGATGCGCGCCGTGATGGATTTTGCACGCGCCCGCGGCATCTGGGTGATTTCGGATGAGGTCTATAGCCGCATGGTCTACGGCGTATCGCGCGCGCCGAGTTTTCTGGATGTCGCGCATCCTGATGACCGTCTGCTGGTGATCAACAGCTTCTCCAAAAACTGGGCCATGACGGGCTGGCGATTGGGGTGGTTGATCGGGCCGAAAGAGGCCGAGCAGAAGATTTACGATCTGGTCCTGTACGATTCCCTGTGCCCGAACACGTTTACGCAATTCGGCGCGATTGCTGCATTGGAGCAGGGCGAGGATTTCATTGCAGAGCAAAAAATCCGTTACGAACACAATATGCAGATCGTGCAAAATTGTTTCGACGATATTGGTGGCATCATCGCCCCGCGCACGCGCATGGGTTTTTACAGCTTTTTCAAGGTGGATGGCCACGATGATTGCATGGCGCTGGCCCGCAATCTGGTCGATCAGGCCGGGCTGGTCCTGGTGCCGGGTTGCGCCTTCGGTGAAAATGTGAAAGGTTTCATGCGGATGTGCTTTGCTGTTTCTGAACCGCGCCTGCGTTTGGCGCTGGACCGGTTTGCAACGGCCATAAAGCGCTAA
- a CDS encoding RNA methyltransferase, translating to MRGFFGVGVQSISKEQNLGNLVRTTHAFGGSFFFTIKPDIDLDLVRVSDTSDAFDHLPLYNFDTVDALRLPTGCQLVGVELTDESVPLPSFRHPTRAAYVLGPEMGSLSPDLLAKCDHVIRIPMKFCVNVGVAGAIVMYDRLVSMGRFADRPVAAGGPIDARLDNMPTPVWQPRRVVRHPLKGRKVTE from the coding sequence ATGCGCGGCTTCTTTGGTGTTGGTGTGCAAAGCATCAGCAAAGAGCAAAATCTTGGCAATCTGGTCCGGACCACACATGCTTTCGGCGGATCGTTTTTCTTCACCATCAAGCCGGATATCGACCTGGATCTGGTGCGTGTGTCGGATACGTCCGATGCGTTCGATCATCTGCCGCTGTATAATTTTGATACGGTCGATGCTTTGCGCCTGCCCACCGGGTGCCAATTGGTGGGGGTTGAGCTGACGGATGAATCTGTCCCCCTGCCGTCCTTTCGCCATCCGACGCGGGCGGCCTATGTGCTGGGGCCGGAGATGGGCAGCCTGTCGCCCGACCTGTTGGCCAAATGCGATCATGTGATCCGCATTCCCATGAAATTCTGCGTCAATGTCGGTGTGGCCGGGGCCATCGTCATGTATGACCGTCTGGTGTCGATGGGCCGGTTTGCGGATCGTCCCGTGGCGGCGGGTGGGCCGATTGATGCCCGTTTGGACAATATGCCGACCCCCGTCTGGCAACCGCGCCGGGTTGTTCGCCATCCGCTGAAGGGGCGGAAAGTCACGGAATAA
- a CDS encoding invasion associated locus B family protein yields the protein MPMLRSSSFFLSLAAVAVILFAAPAAQAQNPVELGVHGNWTAYRIDETGGKVCYMAAQPDKAEGKYNRRGEIFALITHRPAEGSRNVFSYIAGYEYKPGSDVTVTIDGQSFTLFSQDDTAWAPDAATDEKIATAIRKGSKMVVKGRSSFFFHHRYVHPEGIGRGA from the coding sequence ATGCCGATGCTCCGATCTTCTTCGTTTTTCCTTTCGCTGGCCGCGGTTGCGGTCATCCTGTTTGCCGCTCCGGCGGCGCAGGCGCAAAACCCGGTCGAGCTGGGTGTCCACGGAAACTGGACGGCCTATCGCATTGACGAAACCGGGGGCAAGGTTTGCTATATGGCGGCCCAGCCGGACAAGGCCGAGGGCAAGTATAACCGCCGTGGCGAAATCTTCGCCCTGATCACGCACCGCCCGGCCGAGGGCAGCCGTAACGTTTTCAGCTATATCGCTGGCTATGAATACAAGCCGGGCAGTGATGTGACCGTGACGATTGATGGCCAGTCTTTCACCCTGTTCTCGCAGGATGACACGGCCTGGGCCCCGGATGCCGCGACGGATGAGAAGATTGCCACGGCCATCCGCAAGGGATCCAAAATGGTGGTCAAGGGGCGGTCCAGCTTTTTTTTCCACCACCGATACGTTCATCCTGAAGGGATCGGGCGCGGCGCATGA
- a CDS encoding M23 family metallopeptidase, protein MPQLKKRSNKILSIIPPVAVQDVLHRLNRYLPLRHRHVLTRHNTVRLRYVAAPVCAVVVMGLVFTAVGNPARGVSSELAAQAYATLEPAAGGDRQDGEEGLVTQLAATQKRLQRYTAASYTMDPGQTVAINRAATLAPKEKQVKIAPGDTLTGALLQAGLSDKDAYGVVQAMKQHVNPRSIRPGQVLQVRFDQGEGDVKPLAQVSMAMDALKTITVARAPTEEAGFKVDVSEKKVVKKLYTQAADISVSVVGAAAKAGIPSAVVNEAIRIYSWDVDFQRDIRQGDKIEITYEAYETEDGQRVKTGDVLYTQLSVSGIDIPLYRYETTEGRVDYFQPNGRSIRKTLMKTPIDGARISSGFGVRRHPVLGYTKMHKGMDFAAPTGTPIYAAGDGVIEKAGKFSSFGNYVRIRHNAQLKTAYAHMSRFGKGITPGTRVRQGQVIGYVGTTGRSTGPHLHYEVLVNGVQKNPRSLDLPTGETLDGEEMRLFKAHVKQMDRDISNGRALRYARNTASTAQ, encoded by the coding sequence ATGCCACAGCTTAAAAAACGCTCGAATAAAATCCTGTCCATCATCCCGCCCGTTGCGGTGCAAGATGTCTTGCACCGTTTGAACCGTTATTTGCCGTTGCGTCACCGCCATGTGTTGACCCGCCATAATACGGTGCGCCTGCGCTATGTCGCGGCTCCGGTCTGTGCCGTGGTGGTGATGGGGCTGGTTTTCACGGCCGTGGGCAATCCGGCGCGCGGTGTGTCCTCTGAACTGGCGGCCCAGGCCTATGCCACCCTCGAACCGGCCGCCGGCGGGGATCGTCAGGACGGTGAAGAAGGTCTGGTGACCCAATTGGCCGCGACGCAGAAACGTCTGCAACGCTACACCGCCGCGTCCTATACGATGGACCCGGGCCAGACCGTTGCCATCAACCGTGCCGCGACTCTCGCGCCGAAAGAAAAACAAGTTAAAATCGCCCCCGGCGACACCCTGACGGGGGCGTTGTTGCAGGCTGGTTTGTCCGATAAAGACGCCTATGGCGTGGTGCAGGCCATGAAGCAGCATGTGAACCCGCGCTCGATCCGTCCGGGTCAGGTGTTGCAGGTTCGCTTTGATCAGGGCGAAGGCGATGTGAAACCGCTGGCGCAGGTCAGCATGGCGATGGATGCGCTGAAAACCATCACCGTCGCCCGCGCACCGACCGAAGAGGCCGGGTTCAAGGTTGATGTCAGCGAGAAGAAAGTCGTCAAAAAGCTTTACACCCAGGCGGCGGATATTTCCGTGTCTGTTGTTGGTGCGGCGGCCAAGGCGGGCATCCCGTCGGCGGTTGTGAACGAAGCGATCCGGATTTATTCCTGGGACGTCGACTTCCAGCGTGACATTCGTCAGGGCGACAAAATCGAAATCACCTACGAAGCATACGAAACCGAAGACGGCCAGCGCGTGAAAACGGGCGATGTCCTGTACACCCAATTGTCCGTCAGCGGCATCGACATTCCGCTCTATCGTTATGAAACGACGGAAGGGCGCGTGGATTACTTCCAGCCGAATGGCCGGTCCATCCGTAAGACGCTGATGAAGACCCCGATTGACGGGGCGCGTATTTCCTCCGGCTTCGGCGTGCGTCGCCACCCGGTTCTGGGATACACCAAAATGCACAAGGGCATGGATTTCGCCGCGCCGACCGGCACGCCGATCTATGCCGCTGGCGACGGTGTAATTGAAAAGGCTGGAAAATTCTCCAGCTTCGGGAACTATGTCCGCATTCGCCACAATGCCCAGCTGAAAACCGCCTATGCCCACATGAGCCGTTTTGGCAAGGGCATCACCCCGGGCACCCGCGTCCGTCAGGGGCAGGTGATTGGCTATGTTGGGACCACCGGTCGCTCCACAGGCCCGCACTTGCACTATGAAGTCCTGGTCAATGGCGTGCAGAAAAACCCGCGCAGTCTGGATCTGCCCACGGGGGAAACGCTGGACGGCGAAGAAATGCGCCTGTTCAAAGCCCACGTGAAGCAGATGGATCGCGATATCTCCAACGGCCGCGCCCTGCGCTACGCCCGCAACACGGCCTCAACGGCGCAGTAA
- a CDS encoding Shedu immune nuclease family protein codes for MIKIRKKKNSLLLEYSGDESSWVYEKITNESKVTIRKIFTFKNQDLLAENKPSDGSEHENYNNISFALGKMEGDYYKIEARILGLKHDLFLATDMRIDHKIFIAHRDISIFSRIDELISEPIVIGGNRQGAIPIEAFETLLLKFPNSTEVTHYARSRISMILEDYFETMTDAQEKLKKHLQKKPLSYSLERSLISNIYEYEIQKYEYIRDRIEEELGRKSTYSEDNWRDLMLHFILLIFPKYVAVLRNLHLKDFYSKKDKTTNRYADIALVDVNGNIDIIEIKQPFDNCLISNKAYRDNFLPKKELAGAIMQAEKYIFHLNKWGIDGEREITKKHANILPHGIELKITNPKALIILGRTKGLTAKQTFDLELIRRKYSNIMDIITYDDLLCRLNNIIEKLKNSP; via the coding sequence TTGATTAAAATAAGAAAAAAAAAGAACTCGTTATTATTAGAATATAGCGGCGATGAAAGCTCTTGGGTTTATGAAAAAATAACCAATGAGAGCAAAGTTACGATCAGAAAGATTTTTACCTTTAAGAATCAGGATCTTCTTGCAGAAAATAAACCCAGCGATGGTAGCGAGCACGAAAATTATAACAATATATCTTTCGCTTTAGGAAAGATGGAAGGTGACTACTACAAGATCGAGGCGCGAATTTTAGGCCTGAAACACGACTTGTTTTTGGCAACAGATATGCGAATAGATCACAAGATCTTTATCGCGCATCGCGATATATCCATCTTCTCAAGAATTGATGAGCTTATCTCTGAACCAATTGTTATTGGCGGAAATAGACAGGGTGCTATTCCAATAGAAGCATTTGAAACCCTCTTGTTGAAGTTTCCAAACTCAACAGAGGTTACACATTATGCCAGATCTAGGATTTCAATGATTCTAGAAGATTATTTCGAAACAATGACCGATGCCCAAGAGAAGTTGAAAAAACACCTCCAGAAGAAGCCGCTGTCATATTCGTTAGAAAGGTCCCTTATCAGTAATATTTATGAATATGAAATTCAAAAATACGAATACATCAGAGATAGAATAGAAGAAGAGTTAGGTAGGAAAAGCACCTACTCTGAAGATAATTGGCGTGACTTAATGCTTCACTTTATTCTGCTGATATTTCCTAAATATGTTGCAGTTCTGCGAAATTTACATCTAAAAGATTTTTATTCAAAAAAAGACAAAACAACAAATCGCTATGCGGATATTGCACTGGTAGATGTCAATGGCAACATAGACATTATAGAAATCAAGCAGCCATTTGATAACTGCCTAATATCTAACAAAGCGTATCGAGATAATTTCCTTCCTAAAAAGGAATTAGCCGGCGCAATCATGCAAGCCGAAAAATACATTTTTCATTTGAACAAATGGGGAATTGATGGGGAACGAGAGATAACAAAAAAGCACGCAAACATTCTTCCTCACGGCATAGAATTAAAAATCACCAATCCCAAAGCGTTAATAATTTTAGGGCGCACCAAAGGTTTGACCGCAAAGCAAACGTTTGATCTGGAATTAATTCGAAGAAAATACTCTAATATAATGGATATCATTACCTACGACGATCTTTTGTGTCGTTTAAACAATATTATTGAAAAACTAAAAAACTCCCCATGA
- a CDS encoding 2-hydroxyacid dehydrogenase produces the protein MPILFRPVYSVDNPHWVPALRAGLADLDMRIWPDVGDPSDITHMVAWKMFPGDRTAYPNLRAVLSLSAGVNQYIGHPEFPHPAKLIRMIEPGLSSGMVDYVTSYVLRFHRDHDLVQAGGSTIPWGGIMPTLAKDRVVGIMGLGEMGGACARALAALGFRVRGWARTHHTIEGVGVYAGHDQLPHFLNGCDILVCLLPLTPDTENILSRDLFAQLPRGASLINVARGKHLVEDDLIPALDSGQLRMAALDVFRTEPLPPDHPFWSHKQILVTPHIAAITIPETGVAAIRQAIMMLDRGEDPPGLVDFERGY, from the coding sequence ATGCCGATTCTCTTTCGCCCTGTTTATTCTGTTGATAACCCGCATTGGGTTCCCGCATTGCGCGCCGGCCTGGCCGATCTGGATATGCGCATCTGGCCGGATGTTGGCGATCCATCCGACATCACGCACATGGTGGCGTGGAAAATGTTCCCGGGTGACCGCACCGCCTATCCAAATCTGCGTGCGGTTTTATCGTTATCGGCGGGTGTGAACCAATATATCGGCCACCCCGAATTCCCCCACCCCGCCAAGCTGATCCGTATGATCGAACCGGGCCTGTCATCCGGCATGGTTGATTATGTGACCAGCTACGTCCTGCGTTTTCACCGCGACCATGATCTGGTGCAGGCGGGCGGCAGCACGATCCCATGGGGCGGGATCATGCCGACATTGGCCAAGGACCGGGTGGTCGGCATTATGGGGCTGGGTGAAATGGGCGGGGCGTGCGCCCGCGCGCTGGCCGCACTGGGTTTCCGCGTTCGCGGCTGGGCCCGGACACACCACACGATTGAAGGGGTGGGCGTTTATGCCGGGCACGACCAATTGCCCCATTTCCTGAATGGATGCGACATTCTGGTCTGCCTGCTGCCACTGACGCCCGACACGGAAAACATCCTGAGCCGTGATCTGTTCGCGCAATTGCCGCGGGGGGCCAGCCTGATCAACGTCGCACGCGGCAAACATCTGGTCGAGGATGATTTGATCCCGGCGCTGGACAGCGGGCAACTGCGCATGGCGGCACTGGATGTGTTCCGCACCGAACCCCTGCCCCCCGACCATCCCTTCTGGTCCCACAAACAGATTCTGGTCACCCCGCACATCGCCGCCATCACCATTCCCGAGACAGGCGTGGCCGCCATCCGCCAGGCCATCATGATGCTGGACCGTGGCGAAGATCCGCCGGGATTGGTGGATTTTGAGCGCGGGTATTAA